In Nocardia sputorum, a single genomic region encodes these proteins:
- a CDS encoding lysophospholipid acyltransferase family protein: MFYWLLKFVLLGPFIHLYNRPTVEGVENIPADGPAIMAGNHLSFADWLFAPLLSPRRINYLAKAEYFTTPGIKGRFQKFFFSATGQYPIDRSGADAAEDALNAARKLLDQGRLVGLYPEGTRSPDGRLYKGKTGLARLALETGVPVIPVAVIGTDAVSPPGPFRWRRRKVTVKFGEPIDFSRYEGMGGNRFVERAVTDEVMYELMRLTGQEYVDVYAHSLKKGVPSGSRTDSVSVRIPDTAAG; this comes from the coding sequence ATGTTCTACTGGCTGCTGAAGTTCGTGCTGCTGGGACCGTTCATTCATCTCTACAATCGGCCTACGGTCGAGGGTGTGGAGAACATTCCGGCGGACGGGCCGGCCATCATGGCGGGTAACCACCTCTCCTTCGCCGACTGGCTGTTCGCTCCGTTGCTGAGCCCGCGGCGGATCAACTACCTCGCCAAGGCCGAGTACTTCACCACCCCGGGCATCAAGGGCCGGTTCCAGAAGTTCTTCTTCAGCGCCACGGGTCAGTACCCGATCGATCGCAGCGGCGCCGACGCCGCCGAGGACGCGCTGAACGCCGCCCGCAAGCTGCTCGACCAGGGCCGCCTGGTCGGCCTCTACCCGGAGGGCACCCGCTCCCCCGACGGCCGCCTGTACAAGGGCAAGACCGGCCTGGCCCGCTTGGCGCTGGAGACCGGCGTCCCCGTCATCCCGGTCGCCGTCATCGGCACCGATGCGGTGAGCCCGCCCGGACCGTTCCGCTGGCGCCGCAGGAAGGTGACCGTCAAGTTCGGCGAGCCCATCGACTTCTCCCGCTACGAGGGCATGGGCGGCAACCGCTTCGTCGAGCGCGCTGTCACCGACGAGGTCATGTACGAGCTCATGCGGCTCACCGGCCAGGAATACGTCGACGTCTACGCCCACAGCCTGAAGAAGGGCGTCCCCAGCGGCAGCCGCACCGACAGCGTGTCCGTCCGCATCCCGGACACCGCCGCGGGCTGA
- a CDS encoding sporulation protein encodes MFKKLLAAAGVGGAEVETELFTPGVQPGGTVEGVIRLRGGAVAQDIAYVAVEFVTRAEQEYEDHEGVRDIPFGRTGVHGPLHLPAGAVPEFRFAARAPMETPITFYNGRHLPGTVVSLRTIVEIHGAVDAADTDPIGVGALPAQHVLLEAVERLGFHLRSADVESGRVHNTPQTLPFYQEIEFAGAPRYPRLNQLEVTFVPTDTGMSVVLEADKRGGWISEGRDVFDALWVDYQHLGGVDWAGELHHRLERLAH; translated from the coding sequence ATGTTCAAGAAGTTGCTGGCGGCGGCCGGGGTCGGTGGGGCCGAAGTGGAAACCGAGTTGTTCACGCCGGGCGTGCAGCCCGGGGGCACGGTGGAGGGCGTGATCCGGTTGCGCGGCGGGGCGGTGGCTCAGGACATCGCCTACGTGGCCGTCGAGTTCGTCACCAGGGCCGAGCAGGAGTACGAGGATCACGAAGGCGTGCGGGACATCCCGTTCGGCCGTACCGGGGTGCACGGACCGTTGCATCTGCCCGCGGGTGCGGTGCCGGAATTCCGCTTCGCGGCCCGCGCGCCGATGGAAACGCCGATCACGTTCTACAACGGCAGGCACCTGCCCGGCACGGTGGTCTCGCTGCGCACGATCGTGGAGATCCACGGCGCGGTGGACGCCGCCGACACCGACCCGATCGGCGTCGGCGCACTGCCCGCCCAGCACGTCTTGCTGGAAGCCGTCGAGCGCTTGGGATTTCACCTGCGCAGCGCGGACGTGGAATCGGGCCGGGTGCACAACACCCCGCAGACGCTGCCGTTCTACCAGGAGATCGAATTCGCCGGTGCACCGCGCTACCCGCGCCTGAACCAGCTCGAGGTGACGTTCGTCCCCACCGATACCGGCATGAGCGTGGTCTTGGAGGCGGACAAGCGCGGCGGTTGGATCTCCGAAGGCCGCGACGTCTTCGACGCGCTCTGGGTGGACTACCAGCATCTGGGCGGCGTGGACTGGGCGGGCGAACTGCACCACCGGCTGGAGCGCTTGGCGCACTGA
- a CDS encoding alkaline phosphatase D family protein yields MSGSASGPSRRTVLRASALGLVAAPALAACSPDSGPALVRPRPVLTHGVAVGDPRPDGALIWARADRPATLIVETAATESFSDAKRFTGPLLTPDSDGTGRVRVDGLPAGQQVHYRVTLRGEDGATSEPVTGVFRTAPTAAADIRLQWSGDVAGQGYGINPEVGGMKIFAAMAARDPHLFLHSGDSIYADGPLQQSVTLPDGRIWRNVVSEAKSAVAQTLDQFRGNYAYNLTDENYRRFNRSVAQVVQWDDHETVNNWYPGGLVAESKGYTERRMDTLATRSWQAFHEWMPLEPREAVDGRLYRKIAYGPLLDVFVLDMRANKDTNNANNGPDGRILGPAQTKWLIDSLRESTATWKIIANDLPLGLIVPDGEQKNATAYEGPANGDPGAPSGREREIAQVLSSIRAHKVTDVVWLTADVHYTAAHRYSPERAAFTDFDEFWEFVSGPLNAGAFGPNQLDGTFGPEAVFVHAPPVQNSSPLDAFQHFGEVRIDGKSRELTVDLCDAAGSVLFSKSLAPASR; encoded by the coding sequence ATGAGCGGCTCGGCCTCAGGACCATCCCGGCGCACCGTCTTGCGAGCTTCCGCGCTCGGACTCGTGGCGGCCCCGGCGCTGGCGGCGTGCTCGCCGGACAGCGGCCCGGCGCTGGTCCGGCCGCGGCCGGTGCTCACCCACGGTGTGGCGGTGGGTGATCCACGCCCCGACGGCGCGCTGATCTGGGCCCGCGCCGATCGCCCCGCTACCTTGATCGTGGAAACCGCTGCCACGGAATCGTTCAGCGATGCCAAGCGTTTCACCGGTCCGCTGCTCACCCCGGACTCCGACGGCACCGGCCGCGTACGGGTCGACGGCTTGCCCGCGGGACAGCAGGTGCACTATCGGGTGACCCTGCGCGGCGAGGACGGCGCCACCTCCGAACCGGTCACCGGTGTCTTCCGCACCGCCCCCACCGCCGCGGCGGACATCCGGCTCCAGTGGTCCGGCGACGTCGCGGGTCAGGGCTACGGCATCAACCCCGAAGTGGGCGGCATGAAGATCTTCGCCGCGATGGCCGCCCGCGACCCACACCTGTTCCTGCACTCCGGCGACTCCATCTACGCCGACGGACCGTTGCAGCAGTCGGTCACCCTGCCCGACGGCCGGATCTGGCGCAACGTCGTGAGCGAGGCGAAGAGCGCCGTCGCGCAAACCCTGGATCAGTTCCGCGGCAACTACGCCTACAACCTGACCGACGAGAACTACCGCCGCTTCAACCGCTCGGTCGCCCAAGTGGTGCAGTGGGACGACCACGAGACGGTGAACAACTGGTACCCGGGCGGACTGGTCGCCGAATCCAAGGGCTACACCGAACGCCGCATGGACACCCTGGCCACCCGCTCCTGGCAGGCCTTCCACGAATGGATGCCGCTGGAGCCGAGGGAAGCGGTGGACGGCAGGCTGTATCGCAAGATCGCCTACGGTCCGCTGCTCGACGTCTTCGTGCTCGACATGCGCGCGAACAAGGACACCAACAACGCCAACAACGGGCCCGACGGTCGCATTCTCGGTCCGGCTCAGACGAAGTGGCTCATCGACAGCCTGCGCGAATCCACCGCGACGTGGAAGATCATCGCCAACGACCTGCCGCTGGGCCTGATCGTCCCGGACGGCGAGCAGAAGAACGCCACCGCCTACGAGGGCCCCGCGAACGGCGATCCCGGCGCGCCGTCGGGACGGGAACGTGAGATCGCCCAGGTGCTGTCGTCGATCCGGGCGCACAAAGTGACCGACGTCGTCTGGCTCACCGCCGACGTGCACTACACGGCGGCGCACCGCTATTCGCCGGAGCGCGCGGCCTTCACCGACTTCGACGAGTTCTGGGAGTTCGTCTCGGGTCCGCTGAACGCGGGGGCGTTCGGCCCGAACCAGCTCGACGGTACGTTCGGCCCGGAGGCGGTCTTCGTGCACGCGCCGCCGGTGCAGAACAGCTCACCCCTGGACGCCTTCCAGCATTTCGGCGAGGTGCGCATCGACGGAAAATCCAGGGAACTGACCGTCGATCTGTGCGATGCCGCCGGATCCGTCCTGTTCAGCAAGAGCCTTGCGCCCGCGTCGCGGTGA
- a CDS encoding FAD-binding protein gives MSTPQTVSNAEEYLPRDTADVVRTVRDSRGRSERLMVRGGELLDEGLTLPAQPTVVSLRRMNQVLDINLGRRTVRVQAGAKLSDVDRRLGAHGLGLPVVGDHRDITAGGFASVGGVSAASHKHGLFIDQIVDLEYVDTDGRIGTCGRTHHTERFQRILGAGGRAGIITALTLDAIEVDKDHTWLTTHADRFLDFDSFVEHAHAEIARPGNAELQVGRWVDTAPLKVARPVGTGHVQLGTVRFGQWSSLYPTAPTRGLRARREVGSRARKSLGAIASAAPGKAGMPVRNAAAGAVLFAPKVQTLRDAEYLADTALSSSERGPAYRVGVFAPLSSYTSVFYRLHDLFSGHRERTGCFTVISAMTYGVRSRYLRAESAARGLPPEDHGLITFTCRLRPAALPSELLRDIVSGIEEICRSENALRYEAE, from the coding sequence ATGAGCACGCCGCAAACTGTCTCCAACGCCGAGGAATACCTCCCGCGCGATACCGCCGATGTCGTTCGCACGGTGCGGGATTCCCGAGGGCGATCGGAACGGCTGATGGTGCGTGGCGGCGAGCTGCTCGACGAGGGGCTCACGCTGCCCGCGCAGCCGACCGTGGTATCGCTGCGCCGGATGAATCAGGTGCTGGACATCAACCTGGGCCGGCGCACCGTCCGGGTGCAGGCGGGCGCGAAGCTCTCCGATGTCGACCGCAGGCTCGGCGCGCACGGTCTCGGCCTGCCCGTCGTCGGCGACCACCGCGACATCACCGCGGGCGGCTTCGCCTCGGTCGGCGGCGTCAGCGCGGCCTCGCACAAGCACGGCCTGTTCATCGACCAGATCGTCGATCTGGAGTACGTGGACACCGATGGGCGCATCGGCACCTGCGGGCGCACGCATCACACCGAGCGGTTCCAGCGCATCCTGGGCGCGGGTGGCCGGGCCGGCATCATCACCGCGCTCACCCTCGATGCGATCGAGGTCGACAAGGACCACACCTGGCTGACCACCCACGCCGACCGGTTCCTCGACTTCGACTCCTTCGTCGAGCACGCCCACGCGGAGATCGCGCGCCCCGGCAACGCCGAACTGCAGGTCGGCCGCTGGGTCGACACGGCGCCGCTGAAGGTGGCGCGTCCGGTCGGCACCGGCCACGTGCAGCTGGGCACCGTGCGCTTCGGCCAGTGGTCGAGCCTCTACCCCACCGCGCCCACCCGAGGACTGCGCGCCCGGCGCGAGGTCGGGTCGCGGGCGCGGAAATCGCTGGGCGCCATCGCCTCGGCCGCGCCGGGCAAGGCGGGCATGCCGGTGCGCAACGCGGCGGCGGGCGCGGTGCTGTTCGCGCCGAAGGTGCAGACCCTCCGCGATGCCGAGTATCTGGCCGATACAGCGCTCAGCTCGTCCGAGCGTGGCCCCGCCTACCGGGTGGGCGTTTTCGCGCCGCTGTCGAGCTATACATCGGTGTTCTACCGCCTGCACGATCTGTTCTCGGGCCACCGGGAACGCACCGGCTGCTTCACCGTCATCTCCGCGATGACCTACGGCGTGCGCTCGCGCTACCTGCGCGCGGAATCCGCCGCCCGCGGCCTGCCGCCCGAGGACCACGGCCTGATCACCTTCACCTGCCGCCTCCGCCCCGCCGCCCTGCCCTCGGAACTGCTGCGCGACATCGTCTCCGGCATCGAAGAGATCTGTCGCTCGGAGAACGCGCTGCGCTACGAGGCGGAGTAG
- a CDS encoding TfuA-like protein codes for MRTLHVFTGPTISPAEVLEIAPRARINGPIAHGDLFDSSIRSGDIVLIVDGLFHHSATIRHKEIIGALDRGVVVAGTASIGALRAADLEPLGMIGYGEVFAAYRDGTIWDDAEVAVVHAPDGDQRARTVPLVNARAMLAAAVAERVSPPEDVGPALAAIRDIYYAERSVGQMLQVLTAAGFDELARWLGRRLDDDPEFGDVKKRDAVAALLACEGAPAAVRSVPRDWITSFYRDWRNFFIVDPAGSGIRYLDRVRYQQIFHPDFPRVWRKFLAYSSLEPADGTVGVPLGERLQRLGASALDPAVIFSPRFDVANPAHRAVLLAEETEHDRATAAAYRAAHTSFTAEHAAVDPRALHRSVGRSVLSTLWNVPTEGLTTEYARRGLRSEQDAVEALALFIVGYLQDVAAERNKAGLRA; via the coding sequence ATGCGGACGCTGCATGTATTCACAGGACCGACGATCAGTCCCGCGGAAGTTCTCGAAATAGCACCGCGCGCGCGAATCAATGGCCCGATCGCACACGGTGATCTATTCGATTCGTCGATTCGTTCCGGGGATATCGTTCTGATCGTCGACGGGCTCTTTCATCACTCGGCGACCATTCGGCACAAGGAAATCATCGGCGCACTGGACAGAGGCGTCGTCGTAGCCGGCACCGCGAGTATCGGGGCTTTACGGGCGGCAGATCTGGAACCGTTGGGGATGATCGGATACGGCGAGGTTTTCGCAGCCTATCGAGACGGGACGATCTGGGACGATGCCGAGGTAGCGGTCGTGCACGCGCCCGATGGCGACCAGCGAGCGCGGACGGTTCCGCTGGTCAATGCCAGGGCCATGCTCGCAGCAGCGGTAGCCGAGCGCGTCTCGCCGCCCGAGGACGTGGGACCCGCGTTGGCCGCGATCCGCGATATCTACTACGCCGAACGCAGTGTGGGTCAGATGTTGCAGGTGCTGACCGCCGCGGGATTCGACGAGCTCGCCCGCTGGCTCGGCCGTCGGCTCGACGACGACCCCGAGTTCGGCGACGTCAAGAAACGGGATGCAGTGGCGGCGCTACTCGCCTGCGAAGGTGCGCCTGCGGCCGTCCGGTCTGTGCCGCGCGACTGGATCACATCGTTCTATCGTGACTGGCGCAATTTCTTCATCGTTGATCCGGCCGGCTCGGGCATCCGCTATCTGGATCGGGTGCGATATCAGCAGATCTTCCATCCAGATTTCCCCCGGGTGTGGCGAAAATTCCTCGCCTACAGTTCGCTCGAACCGGCGGACGGGACGGTAGGCGTCCCGCTCGGAGAACGCCTCCAACGGCTCGGCGCGAGCGCGCTCGACCCCGCTGTCATCTTCTCCCCCAGGTTCGACGTGGCGAACCCGGCGCATCGCGCGGTGCTTCTGGCCGAGGAGACCGAACACGATCGGGCGACGGCGGCCGCGTACCGCGCGGCGCATACTTCGTTCACCGCGGAGCATGCCGCGGTCGACCCGCGAGCGCTGCATCGGTCGGTCGGGCGATCGGTGCTGAGCACGCTGTGGAATGTTCCGACGGAGGGCCTGACCACCGAATACGCACGCCGCGGTCTTCGTTCCGAGCAGGACGCAGTGGAGGCACTCGCTCTGTTCATCGTCGGCTATCTGCAGGATGTCGCCGCCGAACGCAACAAGGCAGGTCTCCGTGCCTGA
- a CDS encoding YcaO-like family protein, whose amino-acid sequence MPDTRVDLHGTYRARDPEQTWELIAPLLSEFGITRVADVTHFDCIGIPVVMATRPRSETLVVSQGKGLTPLLARLSAVMECIELDHAERPAATAVSARADELALTYDIADLQLRVDAHVVRQLDIEWYPATTLVSATPSMVPRGLVDLTFGNGYDWRPGVFRTSSTGLASGNTRDEALLHALYELIERDTVSSLSSVTADARRMIDVSTVDSDHCQELFEKLRRAGVQFETAMVPNPFRIPTAVAFIWSEDFALTCAGSGAHSDPAVALSRAVTEAVQSRLTEIVGTRDDIPSDGAPALDARPPVPALDASGIPWAEAVGEEGLHEDSFADERAAVAERISAHTGREPIWIDLSTHPDVFSVVRAFAPGLVYSARGHVPR is encoded by the coding sequence GTGCCTGATACCCGCGTGGATCTACACGGCACCTACCGGGCACGGGACCCCGAGCAGACGTGGGAGTTGATCGCCCCGTTGCTGTCGGAGTTCGGTATCACCCGCGTGGCCGACGTGACACACTTCGATTGCATCGGAATACCGGTCGTCATGGCGACCAGACCGAGGTCGGAGACCCTGGTCGTCTCGCAGGGCAAGGGCTTGACTCCGTTGCTCGCGCGCCTCTCGGCAGTGATGGAATGTATCGAGCTGGACCACGCCGAACGCCCTGCGGCGACGGCGGTCTCGGCTCGTGCCGATGAGCTGGCGTTGACCTACGACATCGCCGACCTGCAGCTCCGCGTGGACGCGCACGTCGTCCGGCAGCTCGATATCGAGTGGTACCCCGCGACAACGCTGGTCAGCGCCACACCGAGCATGGTTCCGCGTGGGCTCGTCGATCTGACGTTCGGCAACGGTTACGACTGGCGTCCGGGAGTCTTCCGTACCAGCAGTACAGGTCTGGCGTCCGGCAACACTCGGGACGAGGCCTTGCTGCATGCGCTGTACGAGTTGATCGAACGAGACACCGTATCGTCGCTGTCATCGGTGACGGCCGACGCACGCCGGATGATCGACGTGTCCACTGTCGACAGTGACCACTGTCAAGAGCTGTTCGAGAAATTGCGCCGCGCCGGCGTCCAGTTCGAAACAGCGATGGTGCCCAATCCTTTCCGGATACCCACCGCAGTGGCCTTCATATGGTCGGAGGATTTCGCGCTCACCTGCGCCGGCTCGGGCGCGCATTCCGATCCTGCGGTAGCACTGTCACGTGCCGTCACGGAAGCAGTGCAGTCCCGGCTGACCGAGATCGTCGGCACCAGGGACGACATACCCTCGGACGGCGCTCCCGCACTCGACGCGCGTCCTCCGGTGCCCGCACTCGACGCGAGCGGAATACCCTGGGCCGAGGCCGTGGGCGAGGAAGGTCTGCACGAGGATTCCTTCGCGGACGAGCGCGCCGCCGTAGCGGAGCGCATCTCCGCGCATACTGGTCGTGAACCGATCTGGATCGATCTGTCCACACATCCGGATGTCTTCTCCGTGGTGCGAGCCTTCGCCCCGGGCCTGGTCTACAGCGCCCGGGGACATGTCCCGCGATGA
- a CDS encoding MoaD/ThiS family protein, translating into MDREIGATVVLPTVLRSHAAGNAKVLCSGSTVGEVLDSLIRQHPALKARITTGENDIRRFVNVYVEDEDARALGGVAAPIRPGATVTILCAVAGG; encoded by the coding sequence GTGGACAGGGAAATCGGTGCGACTGTCGTGTTGCCGACGGTGCTGCGGTCACATGCGGCAGGTAATGCAAAAGTGTTGTGCAGTGGCTCGACTGTCGGGGAGGTTCTGGACTCGCTGATTCGTCAGCATCCCGCCTTGAAGGCGCGTATCACCACGGGGGAAAACGACATCCGGCGATTCGTCAACGTGTATGTGGAAGACGAAGACGCGCGTGCGCTCGGTGGTGTGGCCGCTCCGATACGCCCCGGAGCGACGGTAACCATCTTGTGTGCGGTAGCGGGTGGTTGA
- a CDS encoding MFS transporter, translating to MRLRGVLAEPDFRALWVANAFGDIASNTTVVALSVTSVVVLHASPFQVGVIAALSRAAYLVVALPVGVWVDRWSRKRVLLVSDLVRLAAVMWIPLAYFLGVLAIWQLMLVGAVVSTANVFFDVAHTAILPSLVGRKRVSDASARLQSVDTVTSATIPAAAGKLIASTSAAAAFLVAGAVSLVSTLFVWRITEGRSDKTSASEPAGFGTAVREGIRYVAGHRILRATVTAGVLLNFGAGMYNAVIAVYVLRDCGLSAGEYGYALALGSTGGFAGSLVGQHIGRALGEIRTQVVCYFAMAAALAAPALASHLPVPAWISYAAAVFLLSFLLVVISVNTSGMHARLTPQRLLGRVSASRRFATLGIVPIGALAGGLVASHLSAATTLLIAAAFPASTLIVFAFSPVIGMRVLPAELEVDDETETVLPEEERTAAPSTSAPDGAQALQPAAVPLPPARS from the coding sequence ATGCGCTTGCGGGGGGTACTCGCGGAGCCGGATTTCAGGGCGTTGTGGGTGGCGAATGCGTTCGGGGACATCGCTTCCAACACCACGGTGGTGGCTCTGAGCGTCACATCGGTCGTTGTTCTGCATGCGAGCCCGTTCCAAGTCGGCGTGATCGCCGCCCTTTCCCGCGCTGCTTATCTGGTGGTGGCGCTGCCTGTCGGCGTGTGGGTCGACCGGTGGAGCCGCAAACGCGTCCTGCTGGTCTCGGATCTCGTCCGGTTGGCCGCTGTCATGTGGATCCCACTCGCCTACTTCCTCGGCGTGCTCGCGATCTGGCAGCTGATGCTGGTGGGAGCGGTGGTCAGCACAGCCAACGTCTTCTTCGACGTGGCCCACACGGCGATCCTGCCGAGTCTGGTAGGACGCAAACGGGTTTCGGATGCGTCGGCTCGCCTGCAGTCCGTCGACACCGTCACGAGCGCGACGATTCCGGCCGCCGCCGGAAAGTTGATCGCTTCCACCTCCGCGGCGGCGGCGTTCCTGGTCGCGGGGGCCGTCAGCCTCGTCTCCACGCTGTTCGTCTGGCGGATCACCGAAGGCCGCTCGGACAAGACCAGCGCGAGCGAACCGGCCGGATTCGGCACGGCTGTGCGCGAAGGCATCCGGTACGTCGCGGGACACCGCATCCTGCGCGCGACGGTCACAGCCGGAGTGCTGCTGAACTTCGGCGCTGGTATGTACAACGCGGTGATCGCGGTCTACGTGTTGCGTGACTGCGGACTCTCCGCCGGCGAGTACGGGTACGCCCTCGCGCTCGGTTCGACAGGAGGATTCGCCGGATCGCTGGTCGGCCAGCACATCGGACGGGCACTGGGCGAGATCCGCACTCAGGTGGTTTGTTATTTCGCGATGGCCGCCGCGCTGGCCGCGCCTGCGCTCGCTTCCCACCTTCCGGTCCCGGCGTGGATCTCCTACGCCGCCGCGGTCTTCCTGCTGTCGTTCCTCCTGGTCGTCATCAGTGTGAACACTTCCGGGATGCACGCTCGCCTGACACCGCAGCGACTACTCGGCCGGGTCAGCGCTTCCCGACGGTTCGCGACCCTGGGCATCGTTCCGATCGGCGCGCTCGCCGGCGGCCTGGTCGCGAGCCACCTCTCGGCAGCGACGACGCTGTTGATCGCCGCGGCCTTCCCGGCGTCGACTCTGATCGTTTTCGCGTTCTCCCCGGTGATCGGAATGCGCGTGCTCCCCGCGGAACTCGAAGTCGATGACGAGACAGAGACCGTCCTTCCGGAGGAAGAGAGAACCGCCGCACCCTCGACCAGCGCCCCCGATGGTGCGCAGGCGCTGCAGCCCGCGGCCGTTCCCCTTCCGCCTGCACGCTCCTGA
- a CDS encoding CSLREA domain-containing protein — MRTSTSAAVGAFAVTALVAGTAAGFPGAAYADTAQEGDPPSVITVDSTADEAAAEPRNGHCRTPSGACTLRAAVQTANAHPGSTIVVPAGRYVLTIGPDQRKVQGRNPDATTGDLNLTAPTTVRGAGRERTILDANGIDRVLSIAAPAALTGLTVTGGRTAQHEIPFYDTGGGGIANSSSLVLDDVVVQDNSAGYGGGIFNVPGSDLHTRNTVVTGNSSGEAGGVRCDDTCTFTDSTISDNRVVDPGVWYRPGGFAGRGGGVDVRGRGVVTFDRVTITGNTASDGGSGINVAPAYLDTLPRQVTDLVEFPVGRVVLRDSTVLGNRSGAAVVNCVEVFATIVSEGGNTSDDASCNLTGAGDRVVS; from the coding sequence ATGAGGACGAGCACATCCGCGGCGGTCGGCGCATTCGCTGTCACAGCCCTGGTCGCGGGAACCGCGGCCGGATTTCCCGGAGCGGCCTATGCCGACACCGCGCAAGAGGGAGATCCACCGAGTGTGATCACGGTGGACAGCACAGCCGACGAGGCGGCCGCCGAGCCCCGAAACGGGCATTGCCGCACGCCTTCCGGCGCCTGCACACTGCGTGCCGCGGTGCAGACGGCCAACGCCCATCCCGGGAGCACGATCGTGGTCCCCGCCGGGCGATATGTCCTGACGATCGGGCCCGACCAGCGGAAAGTGCAGGGCCGCAACCCGGACGCCACCACGGGAGACCTGAACCTCACGGCGCCGACGACGGTGCGCGGCGCAGGCCGCGAGCGAACCATACTGGACGCCAACGGAATCGACCGGGTGCTCAGTATCGCCGCGCCCGCGGCGTTGACGGGATTGACGGTGACCGGCGGACGCACCGCCCAGCACGAGATCCCCTTCTACGACACCGGCGGAGGCGGCATAGCGAATTCGTCGTCACTCGTACTCGACGACGTCGTGGTCCAGGACAACAGCGCCGGGTACGGCGGCGGCATCTTCAACGTGCCGGGCTCGGACCTGCACACGCGGAATACGGTGGTCACGGGCAACTCCTCCGGCGAGGCGGGCGGTGTGCGATGCGACGACACCTGCACCTTCACCGACTCCACGATCTCCGACAACCGCGTGGTCGATCCCGGAGTCTGGTACCGCCCAGGCGGTTTCGCCGGACGCGGCGGCGGCGTCGATGTCCGGGGCCGGGGCGTGGTGACCTTCGACCGCGTCACGATCACCGGGAACACCGCCTCGGACGGCGGCAGCGGCATCAACGTGGCGCCTGCCTACCTCGACACCCTGCCGCGCCAGGTGACCGATCTGGTCGAGTTCCCGGTGGGCCGAGTCGTCTTGCGCGACTCCACGGTGCTGGGCAACAGGTCCGGCGCCGCGGTGGTCAACTGCGTCGAGGTCTTCGCGACGATCGTGTCGGAAGGCGGAAATACCAGCGACGATGCTTCCTGCAACCTCACCGGGGCCGGCGACCGGGTGGTGTCCTAG
- a CDS encoding TetR/AcrR family transcriptional regulator: MGRKKLLEPTLPALPHGPHGLARDLVTGSQRERLLFGVTVVVADRGYLDATVADIAASAKVSRRTFYQHFPDKEACFLAAADAGRDLMIDHLRQVMRQIRSESVEPREALRRGIREYLTLLRDEPSFARAFYLETAVAGPRALESFERCQRWFAGFLRSWRAEAGPEDPAVPDYAYLAVTDATNEAVRRTLRAGGDLLDLEDAVVHIHLALLGPTAPAG, from the coding sequence GTGGGACGTAAGAAGTTGCTGGAGCCGACTCTGCCGGCCTTACCGCACGGGCCGCACGGTCTCGCTCGCGACCTCGTGACGGGGTCGCAGCGTGAGCGGCTGCTGTTCGGCGTGACGGTTGTCGTCGCCGACCGCGGCTATCTCGACGCGACGGTCGCGGACATCGCCGCGTCGGCCAAGGTTTCGCGTCGTACGTTCTACCAGCACTTTCCGGACAAGGAAGCGTGCTTCCTCGCGGCGGCCGACGCCGGCCGCGATCTGATGATCGACCATCTCCGGCAGGTCATGCGGCAGATCAGGTCGGAATCGGTGGAGCCACGGGAAGCGCTCCGCCGCGGCATTCGCGAGTACCTCACCTTGCTGCGTGACGAGCCGTCGTTCGCCCGTGCGTTCTATCTGGAGACCGCCGTGGCCGGGCCGCGCGCGCTCGAGTCGTTCGAACGATGCCAGCGCTGGTTCGCCGGGTTCCTCCGTTCGTGGCGTGCGGAGGCGGGCCCCGAGGATCCCGCCGTCCCCGACTACGCGTACCTGGCGGTGACCGACGCGACCAACGAGGCCGTCCGCCGCACCCTCCGTGCCGGAGGCGACTTGCTCGACCTCGAGGACGCCGTCGTGCACATCCACCTCGCGTTGCTCGGGCCGACAGCGCCCGCCGGCTAG
- a CDS encoding cytochrome c oxidase subunit 4 has product MKIEARIFELLTVFFIIVAVVYGFFTGQSRTGVEWAGTTATVLTAGLSLIIGTYFRFVARRLDLRPEDYEDAEIVDGAGDLGFFSPGSFWPITLAAAGSVTALGLAFFQFWLIGIGVVCILAAAAGLVFEYYLGPEKH; this is encoded by the coding sequence ATGAAGATCGAAGCGCGGATTTTCGAACTGCTCACGGTGTTCTTCATCATCGTGGCGGTGGTCTACGGCTTCTTCACCGGCCAGTCGCGCACCGGCGTCGAATGGGCGGGCACCACGGCCACGGTGCTGACCGCCGGCCTGTCGCTGATCATCGGCACCTACTTCCGGTTCGTCGCTCGTCGTCTCGACCTGCGCCCGGAGGACTACGAGGACGCCGAGATCGTGGACGGCGCCGGCGACCTGGGCTTCTTCTCGCCCGGCAGCTTCTGGCCGATCACCCTGGCCGCCGCCGGTTCGGTGACCGCCCTGGGCCTGGCGTTCTTCCAGTTCTGGTTGATCGGCATCGGCGTCGTCTGCATCCTCGCCGCGGCCGCCGGTCTGGTGTTCGAGTACTACCTCGGGCCGGAAAAGCACTGA